CAAAACAAAGATTTGACAGCATTCCGAAATGATAACTTCACACTAGAACTGAAGCTAACAGGAAGAGCCCTACCAAATGATGTTTATATAGAGACTGAAGATGGACGGAAACTCAAAATGACAGCTGGTAAGGAGGGGAGTACTTTCAAGTATGAATTCAAGAAGATACAGAAAGGAATGAAGTTTCAGTTTGCATCTGCTGGTTATTTCTCTTCTGACTACAACCTCAAGGTTATTCAACGACCAAGTCTGAGTAATTTCAATATTCGTTTAGAGTATCCTAAGTATATTAATAAAGCAGATGAAACTGTAAGTAACACAGGCAACTTGATGGTTCCTGAAGGCACTAAAGTTTCATGGCAGTTCAATACCCAAATGGCTGAAAACCTACACATCAAATTTGAAAGTGATAGTACCGGTATTGATGCTACAAAAGTTTCTGATGCACTTTTTGAATATCAGAAAGTAGCAAAAGAGTCTTCGAACTATAAGGTTATCCTCAAAAACGATTTCAGTACTAATAAAGATAATATCGAGTACTTCCTGAATGTCATTCCTGACAAGTTTCCTTCTATCAGTCTAAGACAATTTGAGGACACTGTAATGTATAATTACCTCTTGGTAGGTGGTAATATAGGAGATGACTATGGAGTTACAGCCCTTAAACTCAGATATAGAATACACGACTCTGGAAGTAAGTCAAAAGGTCAGTTTAAGGCAATAAATATCCCTTTCAATAAAAAGGCGATAAACCAAAGCTATTTCTATAGGTTGAATATCTCTGACTTCAAGCTAAACCAAGGGCAAAGACTCGAATACTTTGTTGAAGTATGGGATAACGATGCTGTTAATGGAAGAAAAAGGAGTAAGACCAATAACTTTGAATTTAAACTACCTAGTAAAGAGGAGCTGAAAAATGAGTTGGCAAAAGAAACCAAAAACACAAAGTCCAACCTAGATAAAACACTGCAAAAAAGTCAGCAGCTAGAAAAAGACCTCGAGAATATTCAGGATAAGCTTAAAGGACGGAAACAACTAACTTGGCAGGACAAAAAGGATATTGAACAACTAATTGAGAAAAAGAAAGAGCTTGAAAATGAAATCAAGCAACTTCAAGAGCAGTATAAAATCACCAATGAGAAGTCCGAGAAGTTCAATGACCAAAACAAAGAAGAACTAAGTGACAAAGCTGCACAGCTACAAAAGTTAATGGACGAACTTCTTGATGAAGAAACAAAGAAGCTCTATGACGAACTGAATAAACTTCTTGAGCAAAACTATATCAATCAGAACTTACAGGAGAATCTAGATAATATTCAACAGAAGCAAAAAAACTTAAAGAATGAGCTAGATAGGGCCTTGGAATTATTTAAAAAGCTAAAGGTAGAACAGAAAGCCAACGAAATCGTAGATGAATTAAAAGAGCTTAGTAAAGATCAAGAAAAGCTCGCACAAGAAACAGAGAAGGAGGACAACTCCAACAACAATAAGGATGCTACTGAACAGCTGAAAGAACAAGAAGAGCTTAATAAAAAGTTTGAGGACATCAAAAAAGAAATGGATGACCTCAAAAAAATGAATGAAGAACTTGATAACTCTAATCAAGATTATGAGCAATTTGATTCTGATCAAAAACAAATTGAGCAAGATCAGCAGAACGCTCAGCAACAACTAGAACAACAGCAAAAAAAGCAAGCATCTCAATCACAAAAGAAAGCTGCTGATAAAATGCAGCAGATGGCTCAACAAATGGAGCAGCAAATGCAGTCGTCTCAAATGCAGCAAATGTCTGAGAACTATGATGACTTGAGACAAATAATGGACAACCTGATTAAACTTTCATTTGACCAGGAACAATTAATGAAAGACTTCAAGTCAGTTAAACGAATAGACCCTAAATTTGTCGATCTGTCTCAGGACCAGCTCAAGCTAAAAGATGATGCTAAATACATAGAAGACTCATTGATTTCACTATCAAAAAGGGTATTCCAAATACAATCCTTTGTGACTAGGGAAGTGACTGAGATG
This portion of the Limibacter armeniacum genome encodes:
- a CDS encoding DUF4175 family protein, translating into MLENKIKRYKQKYYRNAIIKGSIFALTVILSTFLLVNALEYLGSFNKLTRAILFFSFIAIISISFYHWVFLPLSKLFFENRQISDQDAAKQIGKSFPTVADKLLNTLQISQSNQDSDLVKASIQQKASVFNQIDFTEAIQYKENNHYLKFLAIPAFLIITVLALEPQVFTESTPKIINYKKEYIPQAPFQFNLQNKDLTAFRNDNFTLELKLTGRALPNDVYIETEDGRKLKMTAGKEGSTFKYEFKKIQKGMKFQFASAGYFSSDYNLKVIQRPSLSNFNIRLEYPKYINKADETVSNTGNLMVPEGTKVSWQFNTQMAENLHIKFESDSTGIDATKVSDALFEYQKVAKESSNYKVILKNDFSTNKDNIEYFLNVIPDKFPSISLRQFEDTVMYNYLLVGGNIGDDYGVTALKLRYRIHDSGSKSKGQFKAINIPFNKKAINQSYFYRLNISDFKLNQGQRLEYFVEVWDNDAVNGRKRSKTNNFEFKLPSKEELKNELAKETKNTKSNLDKTLQKSQQLEKDLENIQDKLKGRKQLTWQDKKDIEQLIEKKKELENEIKQLQEQYKITNEKSEKFNDQNKEELSDKAAQLQKLMDELLDEETKKLYDELNKLLEQNYINQNLQENLDNIQQKQKNLKNELDRALELFKKLKVEQKANEIVDELKELSKDQEKLAQETEKEDNSNNNKDATEQLKEQEELNKKFEDIKKEMDDLKKMNEELDNSNQDYEQFDSDQKQIEQDQQNAQQQLEQQQKKQASQSQKKAADKMQQMAQQMEQQMQSSQMQQMSENYDDLRQIMDNLIKLSFDQEQLMKDFKSVKRIDPKFVDLSQDQLKLKDDAKYIEDSLISLSKRVFQIQSFVTREVTEMNKYMDESLDAIRKRIPEIASSKQQFAMTSINNLALLLNDILDQMQMQMSQSMSGKQNNQQKQNTPSMSELQKQLNQQIQELKKSGKSGRQLSEELAKLAAQQEMIRNAMKQQMGKGKEQMKGKEGKESGGKEGEGGEPYKQMLEEMEKTEEDLVNKKLTDELIKRQREILTRLLESEKAAKEKELDEERKGEIAEQQKKSTPPNNFDEYLKKKELQIELLRTIPTSLNQYYKQEVNKYFEKIKK